In a single window of the Saccharothrix australiensis genome:
- the rpmB gene encoding 50S ribosomal protein L28 — translation MAAVCDVCGKGPGFGKSVSHSHRRTNRRWNPNIQTVRAKVSSSQRQRLNVCTSCLKAGKVVRG, via the coding sequence GTGGCTGCCGTGTGCGACGTCTGTGGCAAGGGGCCGGGCTTCGGCAAGTCGGTCTCGCACTCCCACCGGCGCACCAACCGCCGGTGGAACCCGAACATCCAGACCGTGCGCGCGAAGGTCTCGTCTTCGCAGCGCCAGCGGCTGAACGTGTGCACCTCCTGCCTCAAGGCGGGCAAGGTGGTTCGCGGCTGA
- a CDS encoding uracil-DNA glycosylase, with amino-acid sequence MARPLEEIVEAGWARALAPVADQIARMGEFLRAEVAAGRTYLPAGENVLRAFQQPFHGVRVLIVGQDPYPTPGHAVGLSFSVSPETRPIPKSLINIYREYMDDLGHPKPSNGDLTPWTEQGVLLLNRALTVQPGKSNSHQGKGWEPITEQAIKALAAREEPLVAILWGRNARNLKPLLAPYPCVESAHPSPLSAGAGFFGSRPFSKANALLVQQGAEPIDWKLP; translated from the coding sequence GTGGCACGTCCTCTTGAGGAAATCGTGGAAGCCGGCTGGGCGCGGGCACTGGCCCCGGTAGCCGATCAGATCGCCCGGATGGGGGAGTTCCTGCGCGCGGAGGTCGCCGCCGGGCGCACCTACCTGCCGGCCGGGGAGAACGTGCTGCGGGCGTTCCAGCAGCCGTTCCACGGCGTGCGGGTGCTCATCGTCGGCCAGGACCCGTACCCGACACCCGGCCATGCGGTCGGCCTGAGCTTCTCGGTGTCGCCGGAGACCCGGCCGATCCCCAAGAGCCTGATCAACATCTACCGGGAGTACATGGACGACCTGGGGCACCCCAAGCCGTCCAACGGCGACCTCACCCCCTGGACCGAGCAGGGCGTGCTGCTGCTCAACCGGGCGCTGACGGTCCAGCCCGGCAAGTCGAACTCCCACCAGGGCAAGGGCTGGGAGCCGATCACCGAGCAGGCGATCAAGGCGCTGGCGGCGCGCGAGGAGCCGCTGGTGGCCATCCTGTGGGGCCGCAACGCGCGCAACCTCAAGCCGCTGCTCGCGCCGTACCCGTGCGTGGAATCGGCCCACCCGTCGCCGCTGTCGGCGGGCGCGGGCTTCTTCGGCTCACGCCCGTTCAGCAAGGCCAACGCGCTGCTGGTCCAGCAGGGCGCGGAGCCGATCGACTGGAAGCTGCCCTAG
- a CDS encoding gamma carbonic anhydrase family protein, which yields MAIYALGDHEPVIHPDAYVHPDATVIGDVHLHAHASVWPQAVLRGDSGRIEVGARTSVQDGTVVHCTEVHPVRIGAECVIGHNVHIEGATIADHCLIASGSVVLNGAVVETGAVVGAGAVVSFDGHVPARSMALGVPAKVREGHVVPEGAWQFVVAKYVDNIATYRKALRRLD from the coding sequence GTGGCGATCTACGCGTTGGGCGACCACGAGCCGGTGATCCACCCGGACGCCTACGTGCACCCGGACGCGACGGTGATCGGCGACGTCCACCTGCACGCGCACGCGTCGGTGTGGCCGCAGGCGGTGCTGCGCGGCGACTCCGGGCGCATCGAGGTCGGTGCCCGGACGTCCGTCCAGGACGGCACGGTCGTCCACTGCACCGAGGTCCACCCCGTGCGGATCGGCGCGGAGTGCGTGATCGGCCACAACGTCCACATCGAAGGGGCGACCATCGCCGACCACTGCCTCATCGCGTCCGGCTCGGTGGTCCTCAACGGCGCGGTGGTGGAGACCGGCGCGGTCGTCGGCGCGGGCGCGGTCGTCTCCTTCGACGGCCACGTGCCCGCCCGGTCGATGGCGCTGGGCGTGCCCGCGAAGGTCCGCGAGGGCCACGTGGTGCCCGAGGGCGCGTGGCAGTTCGTGGTCGCCAAGTACGTGGACAACATCGCGACCTACCGCAAGGCGCTCCGCCGCCTCGACTGA
- a CDS encoding GNAT family N-acetyltransferase gives MELCTRAYGHPDAVRLIARLQQVFVVRYGDEDVTPVDPAQFAAPRGHFVVGYLDREPVACGGWRAHDVAVDSIRPGDAEIKRMYTVDSVRGKGFARVVLAGLESAARAAGRTRMVLETGTRQPEAIGLYESSGYRPIDNFGVYRHHPDSLCYAKEL, from the coding sequence GTGGAACTGTGCACGCGGGCGTATGGCCATCCGGACGCCGTCCGGCTGATCGCCCGGCTCCAGCAGGTCTTCGTGGTCCGGTACGGCGACGAGGACGTGACGCCCGTCGACCCGGCGCAGTTCGCCGCGCCGCGCGGCCACTTCGTCGTCGGCTACCTCGACCGCGAGCCGGTCGCCTGCGGCGGGTGGCGGGCCCACGACGTGGCCGTCGACTCGATCCGGCCCGGCGACGCGGAGATCAAGCGCATGTACACGGTGGACTCGGTGCGCGGCAAGGGGTTCGCGCGGGTCGTGCTGGCGGGCCTCGAGTCGGCGGCGCGGGCCGCGGGCCGCACCCGCATGGTGCTGGAGACGGGGACGCGCCAGCCGGAGGCGATCGGGCTCTACGAGTCGAGCGGGTACCGGCCCATCGACAACTTCGGCGTGTACCGGCACCACCCGGACAGCCTCTGCTACGCGAAGGAACTCTAG
- a CDS encoding thiamine-phosphate kinase yields MRPEPPRNADTVAEVGEFGLIRRVTAGRTQPPTTLLGPGDDAAVVAAPDGRVVASTDVLVEGVHFRLDWSSPEQVGRKAAAVNLADVAAMGARPTALLIGLACPSDTPSALVEGLTAGLWQEAAVAGAGVVGGDMVSSATLVISVTALGDLGGMEPVTRSGAQVGDVVAVCGRLGWAAGGLAVLGRGFRSPVAVVGAQRNPEPPYAAGPQAAAAGATAMVDVSDGLLADLGHIAEESGIGIDIRTELLEVHPRLLDVASALGADARHWVLTGGEDHALAATFPEPAAVPEGWRTIGTVRHGSGVTVDGRAYEKPPGWEHWR; encoded by the coding sequence TTGCGTCCGGAGCCGCCGCGGAACGCGGACACGGTCGCTGAAGTGGGTGAGTTCGGTCTCATCCGCCGGGTGACGGCAGGTCGGACGCAGCCGCCCACCACCCTGCTCGGGCCCGGTGACGACGCGGCTGTCGTGGCCGCGCCCGACGGGCGGGTCGTCGCCTCCACCGACGTGCTCGTCGAAGGTGTCCACTTCAGACTCGACTGGTCGTCTCCCGAGCAGGTCGGCCGCAAGGCGGCGGCCGTGAACCTGGCCGACGTGGCCGCGATGGGCGCGCGGCCGACGGCCCTGCTGATCGGCCTGGCCTGCCCGTCCGACACGCCGTCCGCGCTCGTCGAGGGCCTCACCGCCGGGCTGTGGCAGGAGGCGGCCGTCGCGGGCGCGGGCGTCGTGGGCGGCGACATGGTGTCCTCCGCGACACTGGTGATCTCCGTTACGGCGCTCGGCGACCTCGGCGGGATGGAGCCGGTCACCCGTTCGGGAGCCCAAGTGGGTGATGTCGTGGCCGTGTGCGGGCGGCTGGGCTGGGCGGCGGGCGGGCTGGCCGTGCTGGGCCGCGGCTTCCGGTCGCCGGTGGCCGTCGTGGGCGCGCAGCGGAACCCCGAACCCCCTTACGCCGCAGGGCCGCAGGCCGCCGCGGCGGGCGCGACGGCGATGGTCGACGTGTCGGACGGCCTGCTGGCCGACCTGGGGCACATCGCGGAGGAGTCGGGCATCGGCATCGACATCCGCACCGAGCTGTTGGAGGTGCACCCGCGCCTGCTGGACGTGGCGTCCGCGCTGGGCGCGGACGCGCGGCACTGGGTGCTGACCGGTGGCGAGGACCACGCGCTGGCGGCGACGTTCCCGGAGCCGGCCGCCGTGCCCGAGGGGTGGCGCACCATCGGCACGGTCCGGCACGGCAGCGGGGTGACGGTGGACGGCCGGGCGTACGAGAAGCCTCCTGGCTGGGAGCACTGGCGGTAG
- a CDS encoding Lrp/AsnC family transcriptional regulator — translation MVHAYILIQTEVGKAAAVAAEISGIPGVATAEDVTGPYDVIVRAEADTVDQLGHLVVARIQNVEGITRTLTCPVVHL, via the coding sequence GTGGTGCACGCATACATCCTCATCCAGACCGAGGTCGGAAAGGCAGCCGCCGTCGCGGCTGAGATCTCCGGCATCCCCGGCGTGGCCACTGCCGAAGACGTCACCGGCCCGTACGACGTCATCGTGCGCGCGGAGGCGGACACGGTCGACCAGCTGGGGCACCTCGTGGTCGCCCGCATCCAGAACGTCGAGGGCATCACCCGAACACTGACCTGCCCGGTGGTGCACCTCTAG
- a CDS encoding DUF3515 domain-containing protein: protein MAQDSEPTPLLPKALLGLAVGLPLLLAAGVAAAGLLLGADDRAAGPVDAGPDRSGPLALVPVPAPAAEGAECRSLLGALPAQLLSKGAALPRRELAAPAPAGALAWGDAEHDPVVLRCGLDRPVALTPTSQLRVVSDVQWLEIAEGDQATWYVVDRPAYVALTIPSDAGTGPLQDVSAAIRDTLSAVPVDTGS, encoded by the coding sequence GTGGCACAGGACTCGGAACCCACCCCCCTGCTCCCCAAGGCGCTGCTCGGGCTCGCCGTCGGCCTGCCGCTGCTGCTCGCGGCGGGCGTGGCCGCGGCGGGCCTGCTCCTCGGGGCGGACGACCGGGCGGCGGGCCCGGTGGACGCCGGACCCGACCGCTCGGGTCCGCTCGCCCTCGTGCCGGTGCCCGCGCCCGCCGCCGAGGGCGCGGAGTGCCGGTCGCTGCTGGGCGCGCTGCCCGCGCAGCTGCTCTCGAAGGGGGCGGCGCTGCCCCGCCGCGAACTCGCCGCGCCCGCGCCGGCGGGCGCGCTGGCGTGGGGCGACGCCGAGCACGACCCCGTCGTGCTGCGCTGCGGCCTGGACCGGCCGGTCGCGCTGACGCCGACGTCACAGCTCCGGGTCGTCTCCGACGTGCAGTGGCTGGAGATCGCCGAGGGTGACCAGGCGACCTGGTACGTGGTGGACCGGCCCGCCTACGTGGCGCTGACGATCCCGTCGGACGCCGGCACCGGGCCGCTCCAGGACGTCTCGGCGGCGATCCGCGACACCCTGTCCGCCGTCCCGGTCGACACGGGGAGCTGA
- a CDS encoding D-alanine--D-alanine ligase family protein — protein sequence MTRRKTRVAVVFGGRSSEHRVSCLSAGSVLAHLDRDRFDVVPVGITHDEGRWVIGADDTRALRARDRQLPSVSSLVPVSGGELTPVAPDEVLGEVDVVFPVLHGAWGEDGTIQGLLELASIPYVGPGVLASAVAMDKEFTKRLLRGAGLPVGEYAILHRGDETVSERDRERLGLPVFVKPARAGSSVGISKVVDWSHLDSAIALARKTDPKVIVEAAVSGREVECGVLEFPDGRVAASLPAELRVVGGAVDWYDFDAKYLDDVCEFDIPAKLDDRVAEELRAMAVTAFRALDCQGLARVDFFVTDYDELVVNEVNTMPGFTPISMYPRMWAETGVDYPTLLTTLIETALARGTGLR from the coding sequence ATGACACGACGCAAGACCAGGGTCGCCGTGGTGTTCGGCGGGCGCAGCAGCGAGCACCGGGTGTCCTGCCTCTCCGCCGGCAGCGTCCTGGCGCACCTGGACCGGGACCGGTTCGACGTGGTGCCGGTCGGCATCACCCACGACGAGGGCCGGTGGGTGATCGGCGCGGACGACACCAGGGCGCTGCGGGCGCGGGACCGGCAGCTGCCGTCGGTCAGCTCGCTCGTGCCCGTGTCGGGCGGCGAGCTGACGCCGGTCGCGCCGGACGAGGTGCTCGGCGAGGTCGACGTCGTGTTCCCGGTGCTGCACGGCGCCTGGGGCGAGGACGGCACCATCCAGGGCCTGCTGGAGCTGGCGTCCATCCCGTACGTCGGTCCGGGCGTGCTGGCGTCGGCGGTCGCGATGGACAAGGAGTTCACCAAGCGCCTGCTGCGGGGCGCCGGCCTGCCCGTCGGCGAGTACGCGATCCTGCACCGCGGCGACGAGACGGTGTCCGAGCGCGACCGCGAGCGGCTGGGCCTGCCGGTGTTCGTGAAGCCGGCGCGGGCCGGTTCGTCGGTCGGCATCTCCAAGGTCGTGGACTGGTCGCACCTGGACAGCGCGATCGCGTTGGCCCGCAAGACCGACCCCAAGGTGATCGTCGAGGCCGCGGTGTCCGGCCGCGAGGTCGAGTGCGGCGTGCTGGAGTTCCCCGACGGCCGGGTGGCGGCCTCGCTGCCCGCCGAGCTGCGGGTCGTCGGCGGCGCGGTCGACTGGTACGACTTCGACGCCAAGTACCTCGACGACGTCTGCGAGTTCGACATCCCGGCCAAGTTGGACGACCGGGTGGCGGAGGAGCTGCGCGCGATGGCCGTCACGGCGTTCCGCGCGCTGGACTGCCAGGGCCTGGCGCGGGTCGACTTCTTCGTCACGGACTACGACGAGCTGGTGGTCAACGAGGTCAACACCATGCCGGGGTTCACGCCGATCTCCATGTACCCGCGGATGTGGGCCGAGACGGGCGTGGACTACCCCACCCTGCTGACCACGCTGATCGAGACGGCGCTGGCGCGGGGTACGGGCCTGCGCTGA
- a CDS encoding PLP-dependent aminotransferase family protein, translating into MGAASGVKWPSTRANSPVTGEATLSETALPVTLDRDSAEPLAVQLAEALRAAAADGRLRSGDRLPSTRALAARLGVSRTVTAAAYEQLHAEGWIAGRHGSGTYVTTTPPGSLKGRSRRAPAPEPAPDVVDFAPGAPWAEGLDRAAWRRAWRAAADSLPLFRPQRGGLPEYRAVVAEHLLRHRGLAVRGGLRAELVLATGGTTAALVELAAAVLEPGDVVAVEEPGYQRAVGALRSARIKVVQAPVDEEGLLVDGVPDGVRAVYCSPAHQYPMGGRMSAARRVALVERARREGWLVVEDDYDGELRYDVAPLPLLAALAPDVVVHLGTTSKILTPTLGAGWMVAPEPIAAEVLAHRDRTGTSPSAAGQRVLVELARTGDLGRHLRKLRRELSERRAAVVSAFAAAGVSVLGDDAGAHVVVPLPDARAERDLLVAAEARGLRLDGLARHHAGRPRVFGVAIGYGACSREQLTAALPVLVDLLRAV; encoded by the coding sequence ATGGGTGCAGCATCAGGGGTAAAGTGGCCCTCTACAAGAGCCAATTCACCGGTAACCGGGGAGGCCACTTTGTCCGAGACCGCGTTGCCCGTGACGCTGGACCGCGACTCCGCCGAGCCGTTGGCCGTGCAGCTCGCGGAGGCGCTGCGGGCGGCGGCGGCCGACGGGCGGCTGCGCAGCGGCGACCGGCTGCCCTCCACCCGCGCGCTGGCCGCGCGGCTGGGCGTCAGCCGGACCGTCACGGCGGCGGCCTACGAGCAGTTGCACGCCGAGGGCTGGATCGCCGGCAGGCACGGCTCGGGCACCTACGTGACGACCACGCCGCCCGGCTCGCTCAAGGGCCGGTCCCGACGCGCGCCCGCCCCCGAACCGGCGCCGGACGTCGTCGACTTCGCGCCCGGCGCGCCGTGGGCGGAGGGCCTGGACCGCGCGGCCTGGCGGCGGGCCTGGCGCGCGGCGGCGGACTCCCTGCCGCTGTTCCGGCCCCAGCGCGGCGGCCTGCCCGAGTACCGGGCCGTCGTCGCCGAGCACCTGCTGCGGCACCGCGGGTTGGCGGTGCGGGGCGGGCTGCGGGCGGAGCTGGTGCTCGCGACCGGCGGCACCACGGCGGCGCTGGTGGAGCTGGCGGCGGCGGTGCTCGAACCCGGCGACGTGGTGGCCGTGGAGGAACCCGGCTACCAGCGGGCCGTCGGCGCGCTGCGGTCCGCCCGGATCAAGGTCGTGCAGGCGCCCGTGGACGAGGAGGGGCTGCTGGTCGACGGCGTGCCCGACGGGGTCCGCGCCGTCTACTGCTCGCCGGCGCACCAGTACCCGATGGGCGGCCGGATGTCGGCCGCGCGGCGCGTCGCCCTCGTGGAGCGCGCCCGGCGGGAGGGCTGGCTGGTCGTGGAGGACGACTACGACGGCGAGCTGCGCTACGACGTCGCACCGCTGCCGCTGCTCGCCGCCCTCGCCCCGGACGTGGTGGTGCACCTCGGCACCACGAGCAAGATCCTCACCCCGACGCTGGGCGCGGGCTGGATGGTCGCGCCCGAGCCGATCGCGGCCGAGGTCCTCGCGCACCGCGACCGCACCGGCACCAGCCCGTCCGCGGCCGGGCAGCGGGTGCTGGTCGAGCTCGCCCGCACCGGCGACCTGGGGCGGCACCTGCGCAAGCTGCGGCGGGAGCTGTCCGAGCGGCGGGCGGCGGTGGTGTCGGCGTTCGCCGCCGCCGGCGTCTCCGTGCTCGGCGACGACGCCGGCGCGCACGTGGTCGTCCCGCTGCCGGACGCGCGGGCGGAACGGGACCTCCTGGTCGCGGCCGAGGCGCGCGGGCTGCGGCTGGACGGCCTCGCCCGGCACCACGCCGGCCGGCCGAGGGTGTTCGGCGTCGCCATCGGGTACGGCGCCTGCTCGCGGGAGCAGCTGACCGCCGCCCTGCCGGTGCTCGTCGACCTCCTGCGCGCCGTCTGA
- a CDS encoding pyridoxamine 5'-phosphate oxidase family protein has translation MTLSPTPRSTINRGKHRAVTEREALHAVLDAALVCHLAVVVDGAPLVLPTGFGRDGDTIFLHGSTGARSLREAATGVPVCVAVTLVDGVVYARSVFDHSMNYRSAVVHGTAVPVTDPERKAHALKVLTEHIAPGSWDYARPPTAKELAATSVLALDLTEASVKIRSGPPGDEDEDVAANARWAGVLPLRTHWGEPEPDPLLVGEWAVPEHVTGRD, from the coding sequence ATGACGTTGTCACCGACGCCTCGCAGCACCATCAACCGGGGCAAGCACCGCGCCGTCACCGAACGGGAAGCCCTGCACGCCGTGCTCGACGCCGCCCTGGTGTGCCACCTCGCCGTGGTGGTGGACGGCGCGCCGCTGGTCCTGCCGACCGGGTTCGGCCGCGACGGCGACACCATCTTCCTGCACGGCTCCACCGGCGCGCGCAGCCTGCGCGAGGCCGCCACCGGCGTCCCGGTGTGCGTGGCCGTGACCCTGGTCGACGGCGTGGTCTACGCGCGCTCGGTGTTCGACCACTCCATGAACTACCGCTCGGCCGTGGTCCACGGCACCGCGGTACCCGTCACCGACCCGGAGCGCAAGGCGCACGCGCTGAAGGTGCTCACCGAGCACATCGCGCCCGGCTCCTGGGACTACGCCCGCCCGCCCACGGCCAAGGAGCTGGCCGCCACGTCGGTGCTCGCGCTCGACCTGACCGAGGCGTCCGTGAAGATCCGCAGCGGCCCGCCCGGCGACGAGGACGAGGACGTCGCCGCCAACGCCCGGTGGGCCGGCGTGCTGCCGCTGCGCACGCACTGGGGCGAGCCGGAGCCGGACCCGCTGCTGGTCGGCGAGTGGGCCGTGCCCGAGCACGTCACGGGGCGGGACTAG
- a CDS encoding cysteine dioxygenase: MFAVPENTIALPQSHAALHPVRIALDVAARRERWAHLLRYDPDERFSALVEKTAEQEVWLLGWLPGQHTDLHDHGPTTGAFTLVSGSLTEIVTAGRRQVLHHLVAGQSRVFGPDYVHQVRNDGPDPAITIHVYRDGGRTLRPFRFDPVAGASPAP, from the coding sequence ATGTTCGCCGTTCCGGAGAACACGATCGCCCTGCCCCAGTCGCACGCCGCGCTGCACCCCGTGCGGATCGCGCTCGACGTGGCGGCGCGGCGCGAGCGCTGGGCCCACCTGCTGCGCTACGACCCCGACGAGCGCTTCTCCGCCCTGGTGGAGAAGACCGCCGAGCAGGAGGTCTGGCTGCTGGGCTGGCTGCCCGGCCAGCACACCGACCTGCACGACCACGGCCCGACCACCGGCGCGTTCACGCTGGTCAGCGGTTCGCTCACGGAGATCGTCACGGCCGGCCGCCGCCAGGTGCTGCACCACCTGGTGGCTGGCCAGTCGCGGGTGTTCGGCCCCGACTACGTGCACCAGGTGCGCAACGACGGACCGGACCCCGCCATCACGATCCACGTGTACCGCGACGGCGGGCGCACCCTGCGCCCGTTCCGGTTCGACCCGGTGGCGGGGGCTAGTCCCGCCCCGTGA
- a CDS encoding cystathionine gamma-lyase codes for MTGDLGDGTRVVHSTPAAVGEPFLAGPVFASAYHLGGDDTYGRPHNPTWRALETALGDLDGGTAVLFPSGMAAVSALLREVLSPGDTVVLPGDGYFLTRTLVAGMPVEVVEAPTAGPYPSFDGVRLVLVESPSNPGLDVCDIAALAGAAHAAGALLAVDNTTATPLGQRPLALGADVVVCSDTKAVAGHSDVLLGHVSTVDEGLAERLRTARTVGGAIPGPFEAWLAHRGLGTLDLRLARQAENAAALYEALRGHPAVSGLRWPGAADDPAHALASRQMRRFGGVLTFELRDAAAVERFLERSALVAPATSFGGLHTTADRRAQWGDPVPEGLVRLSAGCEDAADLVADVLGAL; via the coding sequence GTGACCGGGGACCTGGGCGACGGCACGCGGGTCGTGCACTCGACGCCGGCCGCGGTCGGCGAGCCGTTCCTGGCGGGACCGGTGTTCGCGTCGGCCTACCACCTGGGCGGCGACGACACCTACGGCCGGCCGCACAACCCGACGTGGCGAGCGCTGGAGACCGCGCTGGGCGACCTGGACGGCGGCACGGCCGTGCTGTTCCCGTCCGGGATGGCGGCGGTCTCCGCGCTGCTGCGCGAGGTGCTGTCGCCCGGCGACACCGTGGTGCTGCCCGGCGACGGGTACTTCCTGACCCGGACGCTGGTGGCCGGGATGCCGGTCGAGGTGGTCGAGGCGCCCACGGCGGGGCCGTACCCGTCGTTCGACGGGGTGCGGCTGGTGCTGGTGGAGTCGCCGTCCAACCCCGGCCTGGACGTGTGCGACATCGCCGCGCTGGCCGGTGCGGCGCACGCGGCCGGCGCGCTGCTGGCGGTGGACAACACGACCGCGACACCGCTGGGGCAGCGGCCACTGGCGCTGGGCGCGGACGTCGTGGTGTGCAGCGACACGAAGGCCGTCGCCGGGCACAGCGACGTGCTGCTCGGCCACGTGTCCACGGTGGACGAGGGCCTGGCGGAGCGGCTGCGCACGGCCCGGACGGTCGGTGGCGCGATCCCCGGTCCGTTCGAGGCGTGGCTGGCGCACCGGGGGCTGGGCACGCTGGACCTGCGGCTGGCGAGGCAGGCGGAGAACGCGGCGGCGCTGTACGAGGCGTTGCGGGGGCACCCGGCGGTGTCGGGGCTGCGGTGGCCCGGCGCGGCGGACGACCCGGCGCACGCCCTGGCGTCCCGGCAGATGCGGCGGTTCGGCGGGGTGCTGACGTTCGAGCTGCGGGACGCCGCGGCGGTGGAGCGCTTCCTGGAGCGGTCCGCGCTGGTCGCGCCCGCCACGAGTTTCGGCGGCCTGCACACGACGGCGGACCGGCGCGCCCAGTGGGGCGACCCGGTGCCGGAGGGGCTGGTCCGCCTGTCGGCCGGGTGCGAGGACGCGGCCGACCTCGTGGCCGACGTGCTGGGGGCGCTTTAG
- a CDS encoding NAD(P)H-dependent glycerol-3-phosphate dehydrogenase has product MGAGSWGTAFAKVLADSGTDVVLWARRPEVADEITRSRVNSGYLPTTVLPPNLVATADAGKALDGARAVVLGVPSQTLRANLARWRSALPPDSTLVSLAKGVELGTLKRMSEVIREVAEVPEDRVAVVSGPNLAKEIAAEQPTATVIACTDHDRAVELQHACSNAYFRPYTNVDVVGCELGGACKNVIALACGMAAGLGFGDNTMASIITRGLAETARLGAALGADPLTLAGLAGLGDLVATCASPLSRNRSFGERLGRGDTVARAQEAAHGQVAEGVKSCSSIRELAARIGVDMPITDGVHRVCHEGLDPRALTAALLERERKAERQ; this is encoded by the coding sequence ATGGGTGCGGGGTCGTGGGGCACGGCCTTCGCGAAGGTGCTGGCCGACTCGGGCACCGACGTGGTGCTGTGGGCGCGGCGGCCGGAGGTGGCCGACGAGATCACCCGGTCGCGGGTGAACTCCGGTTACCTGCCGACGACCGTGCTGCCACCGAACCTGGTGGCGACGGCGGACGCGGGCAAGGCGCTGGACGGCGCGCGGGCGGTGGTGCTGGGCGTGCCGAGCCAGACCCTGCGGGCCAACCTGGCCCGGTGGCGCTCGGCGCTGCCGCCGGACTCGACGCTGGTCAGCCTCGCCAAGGGCGTGGAGCTGGGCACGCTGAAGCGGATGAGCGAGGTGATCCGCGAGGTCGCCGAGGTGCCCGAGGACCGGGTCGCGGTGGTGTCCGGGCCGAACCTGGCCAAGGAGATCGCGGCCGAGCAGCCGACCGCGACCGTGATCGCGTGCACCGACCACGACCGGGCGGTGGAGCTCCAGCACGCGTGCTCGAACGCGTACTTCCGGCCCTACACCAACGTGGACGTGGTCGGCTGCGAACTCGGCGGCGCGTGCAAGAACGTCATCGCGCTCGCGTGCGGCATGGCGGCCGGGCTCGGCTTCGGCGACAACACGATGGCGTCGATCATCACGCGCGGGTTGGCGGAGACGGCGCGGCTGGGCGCGGCGCTGGGCGCGGACCCGCTGACGCTGGCCGGCCTCGCCGGGCTGGGCGACCTGGTGGCGACCTGCGCGTCGCCGCTGTCGCGGAACCGGTCGTTCGGTGAGCGGCTGGGCCGGGGCGACACCGTGGCGCGGGCGCAGGAGGCCGCGCACGGCCAGGTCGCCGAGGGCGTCAAGTCGTGCTCGTCGATCCGGGAGCTCGCCGCGCGGATCGGCGTGGACATGCCGATCACCGACGGCGTGCACCGGGTGTGCCACGAGGGGTTGGACCCGCGCGCGCTGACGGCGGCGCTGCTGGAGCGCGAGCGGAAGGCGGAGCGGCAGTGA
- a CDS encoding lysophospholipid acyltransferase family protein, whose translation MAKEKGGFWVGVAAAVFYPATALMARRRNEGAERIPKTGGALLVMNHVSHLDPVYDAVFTHKQGRVPHFLAKHSLWNVPVLGTVIKGARQIPVYRGTADAQQSLRAAHEALENGLVVVIYPEGTITRDPDGWPMGSRTGVARLALEHDVPVIPAARWGTRDVYDHYRKKFRPFPRKTVVTKVGEPVDLSAYRGRPQTLGLLREVTDVLMGEVKDLLADIRQEAAPDGFYSKKG comes from the coding sequence GTGGCCAAGGAGAAGGGCGGCTTCTGGGTGGGGGTCGCCGCGGCGGTCTTCTACCCGGCCACCGCGCTGATGGCGCGGCGGCGCAACGAGGGCGCGGAGCGGATCCCCAAGACGGGTGGCGCGCTCCTCGTCATGAACCACGTGTCCCACCTGGACCCCGTCTACGACGCGGTGTTCACGCACAAGCAGGGCCGCGTGCCGCACTTCCTGGCCAAGCACAGCCTGTGGAACGTCCCCGTGCTCGGCACGGTCATCAAGGGCGCCCGGCAGATCCCCGTCTACCGGGGCACCGCCGACGCCCAGCAGAGCCTGCGTGCCGCGCACGAGGCCCTGGAGAACGGGCTGGTGGTCGTCATCTACCCGGAGGGCACCATCACCCGCGACCCGGACGGCTGGCCGATGGGCTCGCGCACCGGCGTGGCCAGGCTGGCGCTGGAGCACGACGTGCCGGTCATCCCGGCCGCCCGCTGGGGCACCCGCGACGTCTACGACCACTACCGGAAGAAGTTCCGCCCGTTCCCGCGCAAGACCGTGGTCACGAAGGTCGGCGAACCGGTCGACCTGTCGGCGTACCGGGGGCGACCGCAGACGCTCGGCCTGCTGCGCGAGGTGACCGACGTGCTCATGGGCGAGGTGAAGGACCTCCTCGCGGACATCCGCCAGGAGGCCGCGCCCGACGGCTTCTACTCGAAGAAGGGCTGA